The following proteins are co-located in the Flavobacterium sp. CECT 9288 genome:
- a CDS encoding RNA polymerase sigma factor: MNQSEFVVLISPFKDKVFRLAKRLLISTEEAEDATQEVLTKLWSKNDSLNKYGSVEAFALTMTKNFCLDQLKSKRANNESLVHSNYVDTAPSLEKKLEDQDSLKWVDTCLAQLPEQQRMIVQLRDVEQYEFEEIAALLQMNESAVRVSLSRARKIIREYIIKTHTHGNQ, from the coding sequence ATGAACCAAAGCGAATTTGTAGTCTTGATCTCTCCATTTAAGGACAAAGTCTTTAGGTTAGCCAAGCGCTTATTAATTAGTACAGAGGAGGCCGAAGATGCAACGCAAGAGGTTCTGACTAAGTTGTGGTCAAAAAATGATTCTTTAAATAAGTACGGTAGCGTTGAGGCATTTGCATTGACCATGACTAAGAATTTTTGTTTGGATCAACTGAAATCAAAACGAGCTAATAATGAATCATTAGTTCATTCTAATTATGTAGATACTGCACCAAGTCTTGAAAAAAAATTAGAAGATCAAGATAGTCTTAAATGGGTTGATACTTGTTTAGCTCAATTGCCTGAACAGCAACGTATGATTGTTCAATTACGCGATGTAGAGCAATACGAGTTTGAAGAAATAGCAGCATTGTTACAAATGAATGAAAGCGCCGTTAGAGTCTCTCTTTCCAGAGCGCGAAAAATAATTAGGGAATACATTATAAAGACACACACCCATGGAAATCAATAA
- a CDS encoding DUF4252 domain-containing protein produces MKSINQKVPLSTTNTKAFSTIQKTFTKIVVTLALFLATNSLFAQTAFDKFDGQVEVKSFIVNKKMFDLMSKVKMDASDKEMQQYLALIKKLDNLRVFTTKSTRVEGEMKLAADKYIKTAGLEELMRVNDNGRNVKILVKSGVGDTQIRELLMFIEGAKNEDTVLMSLTGDFDLNEISVLTEKMRIPGGDDLKKASKGKK; encoded by the coding sequence ATGAAATCAATCAATCAAAAGGTGCCATTGAGCACAACGAACACAAAAGCTTTTAGCACTATTCAAAAGACATTTACAAAAATTGTGGTAACACTGGCGCTTTTTTTGGCTACAAATTCACTGTTTGCACAAACAGCATTTGACAAATTTGACGGTCAAGTAGAAGTCAAGTCATTTATTGTCAACAAAAAAATGTTTGACTTAATGAGTAAAGTAAAGATGGATGCATCCGATAAAGAAATGCAGCAATACTTAGCTTTAATTAAAAAATTAGACAACTTGAGGGTTTTCACAACCAAAAGTACTCGCGTAGAAGGCGAAATGAAACTAGCAGCTGATAAGTACATTAAAACCGCGGGTTTAGAAGAGTTAATGCGAGTAAATGATAATGGTAGAAACGTAAAAATCCTTGTAAAATCAGGTGTTGGAGATACACAGATACGTGAGTTGTTGATGTTTATTGAAGGAGCAAAAAATGAAGATACTGTTTTAATGTCATTGACTGGGGACTTTGATTTGAATGAAATTTCAGTGTTGACCGAAAAAATGCGTATTCCGGGTGGCGACGATTTGAAAAAAGCAAGTAAAGGTAAAAAGTAA
- a CDS encoding S41 family peptidase: MKTYFKIPLLLLITLFVLQGCQDNDDVAAPATLEIQDFVWKGMNQYYLWTDEVANLDETRFADQASLNNFLKDFDSPENLFAALRVDANKDRFSWIVDDYLELEGQFQGTTNNNGVEFGLSRKSTGSSEIFGFVRYIIPGSNAATKDIKRGDVFTAVNGTPLTVSNYQSLLFGSNNDYTLNMADISGGAFVPNGKNIALTKTVLTENPILVNKVITSGSHKIGYLMYNAFTANFDTKLNEAFGTLKAQGITELVLDLRYNGGGSVQTATRLASMITGQFTGKVFAKQQWNKEINDYFESENPDALYNYFTNKIDNAAINSLNLTKVYILTSNSSASASELVVNGLEPHINVIQIGDVTVGKNVGSVTLYDSPGFGPDNRNPKHRYAMQPIVLKIVNSVGFGDYQNGLQPDFPQKENVSTMGVLGDVNEPLLKTAIAKITGTGRVSPQKQRADYEDFSSSQAVNGLNQMYIEKAPEGLLKALE; the protein is encoded by the coding sequence ATGAAGACCTACTTTAAAATTCCCCTACTATTACTCATTACACTTTTTGTGCTACAAGGCTGTCAAGACAATGACGATGTAGCAGCTCCAGCTACACTTGAAATACAAGATTTTGTTTGGAAAGGCATGAATCAATACTACCTATGGACAGATGAAGTTGCTAATTTAGATGAAACAAGATTTGCTGATCAAGCAAGTTTAAACAACTTCTTGAAAGATTTTGATTCTCCTGAAAATTTATTTGCAGCTCTACGTGTAGACGCTAACAAAGACAGATTCAGTTGGATTGTTGATGATTATTTAGAACTAGAAGGACAATTTCAAGGAACTACTAACAATAACGGAGTTGAGTTTGGTCTAAGCAGAAAATCAACTGGCTCATCAGAAATTTTCGGATTTGTGCGCTATATTATTCCTGGTTCTAATGCAGCTACTAAGGATATTAAAAGAGGAGATGTTTTTACAGCAGTGAATGGAACGCCACTTACAGTAAGTAATTATCAGTCTCTACTTTTTGGATCTAATAATGATTATACGCTTAACATGGCTGATATATCGGGAGGTGCATTTGTACCCAATGGCAAAAATATAGCCCTGACAAAAACAGTCTTAACCGAAAATCCTATTCTAGTGAATAAAGTAATAACTTCAGGATCTCATAAAATAGGATATTTAATGTACAACGCTTTTACAGCAAATTTTGATACCAAATTAAATGAAGCTTTTGGTACGTTAAAAGCACAAGGTATTACAGAACTGGTGTTAGATTTACGTTACAACGGCGGAGGATCTGTGCAAACAGCAACACGTTTAGCTAGTATGATTACGGGACAGTTTACGGGTAAGGTATTTGCAAAACAACAATGGAATAAAGAAATCAATGATTACTTTGAGTCAGAGAATCCTGATGCTTTATATAATTATTTTACTAATAAAATAGATAATGCCGCTATTAATAGTTTAAACTTAACCAAAGTTTATATTCTTACAAGTAATAGCTCAGCATCTGCAAGCGAACTAGTAGTCAACGGATTAGAACCACACATCAACGTGATTCAAATAGGTGATGTTACCGTTGGAAAAAATGTAGGTTCAGTAACACTGTACGATTCTCCAGGTTTTGGACCCGATAATAGAAATCCAAAACACAGATATGCCATGCAACCTATTGTATTAAAAATAGTTAATTCGGTTGGTTTTGGAGATTATCAAAATGGTTTACAGCCAGATTTTCCTCAAAAAGAAAATGTAAGTACCATGGGCGTTTTAGGAGATGTTAATGAGCCTTTATTGAAAACTGCAATTGCAAAAATTACAGGAACAGGTCGCGTAAGTCCTCAAAAACAAAGAGCTGATTATGAAGACTTCAGTAGCTCACAAGCCGTAAACGGATTGAACCAAATGTATATTGAAAAAGCTCCCGAAGGATTGCTAAAAGCATTAGAATAA
- a CDS encoding DUF4252 domain-containing protein, translating into MKLRYGIPALLALFLVSCNNEQSLQKYFVEHSEDKNFIALDVSSEILNVDKAKLSVAQTEALQSFDKMNILAFNANATNKAEFESERAKVNAILKDKKYQQLMKFGSGKEGASVSFVGTDEHIEEFIFFANKNENGFAVVRVTGDDMNPTGVMNMISVLQQSNIDMAQLKPLQQLMK; encoded by the coding sequence ATGAAACTACGATACGGAATTCCCGCACTACTGGCTTTATTTTTGGTAAGTTGCAACAACGAGCAGTCTTTGCAAAAATATTTTGTAGAACATTCAGAAGATAAAAATTTTATTGCCTTAGATGTTTCTTCCGAAATATTGAATGTAGACAAGGCTAAGTTATCTGTAGCTCAAACCGAGGCTTTACAATCTTTTGATAAAATGAACATCTTAGCTTTTAACGCTAATGCGACTAATAAAGCTGAATTTGAATCGGAACGCGCAAAAGTAAATGCCATTTTAAAAGATAAAAAGTACCAGCAATTGATGAAATTTGGCTCAGGTAAAGAAGGAGCTTCAGTAAGTTTTGTGGGTACTGATGAGCATATTGAAGAGTTTATTTTTTTTGCCAATAAAAATGAAAATGGTTTTGCTGTAGTACGTGTGACAGGTGATGACATGAATCCTACGGGTGTTATGAACATGATAAGTGTGTTACAACAATCAAATATTGATATGGCTCAATTAAAACCTTTACAACAATTGATGAAATAA